One genomic segment of Impatiens glandulifera chromosome 6, dImpGla2.1, whole genome shotgun sequence includes these proteins:
- the LOC124943849 gene encoding caffeic acid 3-O-methyltransferase-like, producing the protein MAQANNDISLRIIEDKEEENRAYATQLLTSLSLPMTMQAAIDLNVFEIISKAGHGVMLSPLEIVSEIPCKNPIAHVMLERILKLLTSFNVLTTTTTNGEPRYGLAPVAKYFVKNEEGVSFAPFMTAFHDKVMVGSWYHLKKSVVEGGVLIQGTMTCSIEPC; encoded by the exons ATGGCTCAAGCCAACAACGATATTTCTCTTCGTATTATAGAAGACAAAGAAGAAGAGAACCGAGCCTATGCCACCCAATTATTAACCTCCCTTTCACTACCCATGACTATGCAGGCAGCCATCGATCTCAACGTATTTGAGATCATATCTAAGGCCGGTCATGGCGTGATGCTCTCCCCTTTAGAGATTGTATCTGAAATCCCTTGTAAGAATCCTATTGCACACGTCATGCTTGAACGAATACTCAAGCTTCTCACTAGCTTCAATGTTTTGACAACAACTACCACCAATGGCGAGCCACGATATGGATTGGCTCCTGTGGCGAAATATTTTGTGAAGAACGAAGAAGGAGTTTCCTTTGCACCATTCATGACAGCCTTTCATGACAAGGTCATGGTTGGAAGCTG GTATCACTTGAAAAAATCTGTGGTGGAAGGAGGG GTGTTGATCCAAGGTACAATGACGTGTTCAATCGAGCCATGTTGA
- the LOC124943848 gene encoding uncharacterized protein LOC124943848 — MNIELQLALASSHRNWTSKEIQDTFFKCTKWQFEATMDPVNCPFHYFCESTYPGDYSSIVDFATLVITMISYLGALLVTTMGIYRASQESVFRYLIPSGPLFLPINLLVLANGQRINTTFPLYIVGPFILLLIQISSLVFDSEDKENVVKYVFFKVSTISGILHVGLHLDTITLPYYTGLDALVSSTFSGECPSCVCRKEELIVGGKVISYRGLSVTMFVLVACLCLKILYKMSNQSHKNVAIMKLLLEKLVWLCISVDCVSVIKQFSLERSFLHVATSTCLSLLICLHFVQNICKFLIQWFHCF; from the coding sequence ATGAATATTGAACTTCAACTAGCTTTGGCATCGTCTCATCGCAATTGGACCTCTAAAGAAATCCAAGACACGTTCTTCAAATGCACGAAGTGGCAGTTTGAAGCAACCATGGATCCAGTCAATTGTccttttcattatttttgtGAAAGCACCTATCCGGGAGATTATTCTTCAATTGTTGATTTCGCAACACTTGTTATAACGATGATTTCTTATCTTGGGGCGTTGTTGGTTACAACAATGGGCATATATCGGGCATCTCAAGAAAGTGTTTTTCGATATTTAATCCCTTCTGGTCCTTTATTCCTCCCGATAAACCTCCTCGTGCTCGCCAATGGCCAGAGGATTAACACGACATTCCCACTTTACATTGTCGGCCCTTTTATACTTCTGTTAATTCAAATATCTTCTCTCGTGTTTGATAGCGAGGACAAAGAGAATGTAGTCAAGTATGTTTTCTTCAAAGTCTCAACTATATCCGGGATTTTGCATGTTGGTTTGCACTTGGACACAATTACATTACCTTATTATACGGGTTTGGATGCATTGGTTTCCTCCACTTTTTCGGGCGAGTGTCCATCTTGTGTTTGTAGGAAAGAAGAGTTGATTGTTGGTGGGAAAGTGATCTCTTATAGAGGATTATCGGTTACTATGTTTGTTCTTGTTGCATGTCTTTGTTTAAAGATCTTATACAAAATGTCTAATCAAAGTCACAAGAATGTAGCTATTATGAAGCTTTTGTTGGAGAAATTAGTTTGGTTATGTATTAGTGTGGATTGTGTTAGTGTCATTAAGCAATTTTCTCTTGAAAGGTCTTTTTTACATGTTGCAACATCTACATGTCTTTCTTTGTTGATTTGCCTCCATTTTGTGCAAAATATATGTAAGTTTCTTATTCAATGGTTTCattgtttttaa
- the LOC124943852 gene encoding caffeic acid 3-O-methyltransferase-like, with translation MTMQAAFDLDLLEIIAKAGHGMMLTPLEIASQIPYNNPNTPFMLRRILNLLTSFNILTVAATNDETRYGLAPVAKYFVKNEEGFSFAPFMTVLHDKVFLDSLYQLKNVVVGRSIAFDKENETNEFNYQGVDPRFNDVFNRGMMNHTKVIIKELLLAYPGFNKDMQSITLVDVGGGLGATLNTIISMYPMIKGINFDLPHLRAHVWNTYMESVPEGDVIFLKSILIDWSDEKCLKLLGNCYKALHSDGKVIIVDVIALEVPDNKTNSKSIYELDMIALAINHGGNLRTFKELQVLATKAGITRIVKALHSNLIPAKPAWVARM, from the exons ATGACAATGCAAGCAGCCTTCGATCTCGATCTACTAGAGATCATAGCTAAGGCCGGTCATGGCATGATGCTCACTCCATTAGAGATTGCGTCTCAAATACCTTACAATAACCCTAACACACCCTTCATGCTTCGACGAATACTCAACCTTCTCACTAGCTTCAATATTTTGACCGTCGCTGCCACAAATGATGAGACACGATACGGATTGGCCCCGGTGGCGAAATATTTTGTGAAGAACGAAGAAGGTTTTTCCTTTGCACCATTCATGACCGTTTTACACGACAAGGTCTTTCTTGACAGCTT GTATCAATTGAAAAATGTTGTGGTTGGAAGATCTATAGCCTTTGATAAGGAAAATGAGACAAACGAATTCAATTACCAAGGTGTGGACCCAAGGTTCAATGATGTGTTTAATAGAGGCATGATGAACCACACAAAAGTCATTATAAAAGAGTTGCTTCTAGCATACCCTGGATTCAACAAAGACATGCAAAGCATAACATTGGTGGATGTGGGCGGTGGCTTAGGCGCGACCCTCAACACAATTATTTCAATGTATCCCATGATCAAGGGCATTAACTTCGATTTGCCTCAT CTTAGAGCACAT GTATGGAACACGTACATGGAAAGCGTCCCAGAGGGCGATGTCATTTTTCTAAAG AGTATACTTATAGATTGGAGTGACGAAAAATGTTTGAAGTTGCTCGGGAATTGTTACAAAGCACTTCATTCTGATGGGAAAGTGATAATAGTTGATGTAATAGCTCTAGAAGTGCCCGATAACAAAACAAACTCGAAGAGCATTTATGAACTGGACATGATCGCATTAGCTATAAATCATGGAGGGAATTTACGGACTTTTAAGGAGCTTCAAGTCCTAGCCACCAAAGCTGGGATTACTAGGATT GTAAAGGCATTGCATTCCAATTTGATCCCAGCAAAGCCAGCTTGGGTGGCTAGGATGTGA
- the LOC124943851 gene encoding caffeic acid 3-O-methyltransferase-like produces MAQANNDISLRIIEDEEEENRAYATQLLTSLSLPMTMQAAIDLNVFEIISKAGHGVMLSPLEIVSEIPCKNPIAHVMLERILKLLTSFNVLTTTTTNGEPRYGLAPVAKYFVKNEEGVSFAPFMTAFHDKVMVGSWYHLKKSVVEGGVQ; encoded by the exons ATGGCTCAAGCCAACAACGATATTTCTCTTCGTATTAtagaagacgaagaagaagagaacCGAGCCTATGCCACCCAATTATTAACCTCCCTTTCACTACCCATGACTATGCAGGCAGCCATCGATCTCAACGTATTTGAGATCATATCTAAGGCCGGTCATGGCGTGATGCTCTCCCCTTTAGAGATTGTATCTGAAATCCCTTGTAAGAATCCTATTGCACACGTCATGCTTGAACGAATACTCAAGCTTCTCACTAGCTTCAATGTTTTGACAACAACTACCACCAATGGCGAGCCACGATATGGATTGGCTCCTGTGGCGAAATATTTTGTGAAGAACGAAGAAGGAGTTTCCTTTGCACCATTCATGACAGCCTTTCATGACAAGGTCATGGTTGGAAGCTG GTATCACTTGAAAAAATCTGTGGTGGAAGGAGGG GTACAATGA
- the LOC124942215 gene encoding thioredoxin domain-containing protein PLP3A-like: MDPNAVKSTLSNLAFGNVLAAAARNYQKEMLDQEKGQASSSINQEVDLDDLMDDPELEKLHADRLAALKKEAEKRQELKRQGHGEYREISEGDFLGEVTGTENVICHFYHREFYRCKIMDKHLKALTPRYLDTKFIKVDAENAPFFVAKLAIKTLPCVIFFRKGVAVDRLVGFLDLGGKDDFKTNTLAALLIKKGMVKEKKSNEDGDGDNDYNENHRSIRSSVEEDSDSE; this comes from the exons ATGGATCCAAATGCTGTTAAATCAACTTTGTCTAATTTAGCATTTGGAAATGTACTGGCTGCTGCAGCTAGAAACTATCAAAAG GAAATGTTGGATCAAGAGAAGGGACAAGCTTCTAGTTCCATTAATCAGGAGGTTGATCTTGATGATTTGATGGAT GATCCTGAGCTTGAAAAATTGCATGCTGACAGATTAGCTGCTCTAAAG AAAGAAGCTGAGAAACGACAAGAACTTAAAAGACAAGGACATGGAGAATATCGGGAGATTTCTGAAGGTGACTTCTTGGGAGAAGTCACTGGAACTGAAAACGTCATCTGTCACTTCTACCATAGGGAGTTCTATAGATGCAA GATAATGGACAAGCATTTAAAGGCCCTTACACCAAGGTATCTTGACACCAAGTTTATCAAGGTTGATGCAGAG AATGCGCCATTTTTTGTTGCGAAACTTGCAATCAAGACATTGCCCTGTGTCATATTCTTCCG AAAAGGTGTGGCGGTTGATAGGCTAGTTGGGTTTCTTGATTTGGGTGGGAAAGATGATTTCAAGACGAATACACTTGCTGCTTTGCTGATTAAGAAAG GCATggtgaaagagaaaaaaagcAATGAAGATGGTGATGGTGATAATGATTATAACGAAAATCATAGGTCAATTAGATCATCGGTGGAAGAAGATTCCGACTCTGAATGA